Within Acidimicrobiales bacterium, the genomic segment CGCTTCCGACCCCGGGAGCCGCCGTCGGGACCCTCGGGTGCCACCGATGAGTGCGAACCGACCGACCGCGTGCCGATCGACGGCGTGTCGAACATCGGCTCGAGGGGTGGCGGAGGCGGAGGCTGCCCCACAGGCTCCTTCCGACTCGCCGGCGCAGCACCGCCCGACGCCGACGAGGGACCCTCGGGTCCCCATGATGCCGACGAATACCGGTCAGGAGATGGATCCTCACTATCGGTCATGGGGAACCTCCGCTCGGGGAAACGACAGTACGAGCCACCATGGGGTGCTTCGGTCCCGCCGGATCGTCACCCGACACCCCAGCATGTCCAAGATGGACTCGAGCGTCTCCGAATCGGGATCACGCGTCTCCGACGAGAGACCTGCCCCCGCATCGAACTCCCTCAGCAGCAGAGGTGGCTCGCCTTCACCGCTCATCGCCAGCGAGGACCATCCTCCGCTGGTTCCGGTGTAGTACCACGAAGGTCGGCCGTCGGGACCTGCCGCTCGCACGGTCTCCGCGAGATGCGCCACCAGTGTGGCCACATGACACGGGCAGGCACGGATCGCAGCCGGCCGAGAAGCCGGGTGCAAACACGCCAGCGAGGGTCCCATGGAGCGAACACGCTCCATGGCTACTTCTCTCAGATCCAGGATCCGGACGTGCCCGGGAGCAGCATCCAGTCGTGCGCGTCGGCAAAGGGCATCCACGGTGGCCGCCATCCTGCGACTTGCTTCCTCCACGACCCGCAGGGTCTCCTCGAGCTGCCTCCGGTCGACACTCGGAGCGCGCAGGGCCACCTCTGTCGAGGTCCGGACCACCGCAAGTGGGTTCCTCAGTCCGTGCGAGGCTTCGGCGACGAACCTGCGCTGAGCCTCGGTGGCCGCGCCGAGACGTTCCAAGATGTCGTCCAAGGCCTCGACGAGATCCCTCACCTCTTCGGGAGCGCCGACGAGCGGAACCCTCTCGGGCAGGTCACCCGACTTCACCTCGCGCGCCAATTGGTTGAGCCTCTCGATCGGCTTCAGAATTCGGCCGGAGAGCCACCATGCCGCACCGAGGCTGGTGACCACCATGATCCCGAAGGCGACGAGGGTGTACTCGCGAAGCCGCGACGTCGTCTCGGCGGTCAGAGCCCTCTCGACATCCCTGATGTCGCGCTGCACCACGGAGCTGTCGACGGCCACGAGCGTCACCGGCGTGCTCTCGGCGTTCACCGGGATCGGGCGCTCGGTGGCGGCTCTTCGCTCCAAGTGTCCCGTCACCGAGACGTACATACCGGCCAGGACGACCGTGGCCAGGGAGCAGAACAAGCACGCGTACGCGAGGGCGAGCCGCTGCCGGAGGCTCCTCGGAAAGCGAGGCCTCGCCCATGCTCTCAAAGCCCTTCCCCTCCGTCCCGAGTCGAGTCTTCGCCGTCGACGAGCCTGTACCCCCGGCCGACGACAGTCTCGATCACCTGGGGCTCGCCCAACTTCCTGCGCAGGGTCCCGACGGTTACACGAACGGTGTGTGTGAACGGGTCGGCATTCTCGTCCCAGACGTGTTCGAGCAGCCGCTCCTGGGACAGCACCTCTCCCACATGGCGCATGAAGTATCGGAGGAGCGCGAACTCCTTCGCCGTGAGATGTACAGGTCTGCCGGCCCGCCTCACCTCATGGCGGGCGTCGTCGAGCTCCAGGTCCCCGACCTTGAGGACGGCGGACCCGACCGGGGTGCCCCGCCTGAGCAAGGAGCGAACGCGTGCCGTCAGCTCCTGGAACGCGAAGGGCTTCACGAGGTAGTCGTCTGCTCCCTCGTCCAACCCTCTCACCCGGTCCTCGACGCTGTCGCGTGCGGTCACGACGAGGATCCGTGGCTTGTCTGCCGACCCACTCTCCCGTACCTCCCGGCAAACGTCGAGCCCGTCGAGGTCGGGCATGGTCAGGTCCAAGACCAACAGGTCGTATTCGTTCTCCGACAACTTCTCGAGAGCCTCGAGACCTCCGAAGGCCTCGTCGACGGCGTAGCCCTCCAGCCGAAGTCCCCGTGCCATCGCGCGACAGAGCTCGGCCTCGTCGTCGACCACGAGGATGCGCATCGACCCGAAACGTACCGTCGGCAGCAGCAGATCGGGGCGCGCGGCTGAACGCGCGACGTACGAGCCGACCGCGACCCGCATATCGTGAACTGCGACGGAGCGGCCACTTGGCCGACCGAGACCCGACAGGAGCTCGCATGACGGAAACGATGGACCACCGCGACTCCGATTATCCCGGTGGAGTCCGTGCCGAGGGCGAGGCGTACTCCCGGTCCGACGAGTCGGCACTGGAAAGAGCGGTGTTCGAGATCAAGAAGGTGATCGTGGGTCAAGACCACCTGGTGGAACGGATGCTGGTCTGCCTGCTGGCACGCGGTCACTGCCTCCTCGAAGGAGTGCCGGGTCTGGCCAAGACTCTTGCCGTCGAGACCCTGGCCGCAGTGACGGGAGGGACGTTCTCCCGTATCCAGTTCACCCCCGACCTACTCCCGTCGGATCTGGTCGGAACCCGGATCTGGCGCGCCTCGAGGGAGGAGTTCGACACCTCTCTCGGACCGATTTTCGCCAACTTCGTGCTGGCGGACGAGATCAACAGGGCACCCGCGAAGGTGCAGTCCGCGCTTCTCGAGGTGATGGCAGAGAAGCAGGTCACCATCGGCGGCAAGACGCACCGGGTGCCGGACCCTTTCCTGGTCTTGGCGACTCAGAACCCGATCGAGTCGGAAGGTGTGTACCCCTTACCGGAGGCCCAGCGCGACCGCTTCCTCATGAAGGTGGTCGTCGGCTACCCGACGCCGGCCGAGGAGGTGGAGATCGTCCACCGGATGGGAGTGGACCCACCCCGCGCACGCGAGGTCCTCTCTCTCGAGACACTGCGCGCCCTGCAGCGTGAAACCGACTCGGTCTACGTGGACCCGGCCATCGTGGACTACGCGGTGAGCATCGTCCTCGCGACGCGCTCACCCGAACGCTACGGGCTTCCCGAACTCGGCGAGCTGATCGCCTGGGGAGCGAGTCCGAGGGGAAGCCTGGGTCTGGTCGCTGCCGCCAGGGGTCTGGCTCGGCTGCGCGGACGCCCCTATGCGCTCGCCAAGGACGTCTTCGAGGTGGCGCCGGACGTTCTCCGTCACAGGCTCGTCCTCTCCTACGAAGCTCTCACCCAGCGCATCACTGCCGACCAGATTCTCGGACGCATCCTCGCCACGATCCCGGCGCCCCTCATCGCGGCGGCAGGGTCCGAGGGACCGCTCGGCTCCTCCCCAGATGCACGCGACCCCGTCGAGACCGGACGGGCGTCTCCTCCACTTCCATGACCGGGCGGACATGACGGCGGCCGGCTACGGGGGAGGCGCCGTGGTCATGAACCTGCCCCGACAGACGAACGCCCTGTTGGGTCTCTCCCACACGCCCCCCGACACCTCGGTTCTCGCAGCGGCGGAGGTCGTCCGCCGACTCGAGCTCGTGATCACTCGTCGCCTAGACGGACTTCTGCACGGAGACCACCTGGGGCTGACGCCCGGCCACGGTTCCGAGCCGGGTGAGACCAGAGAGTACGAGCCCGGCGACGACGTTCGGCGTATCGACTGGAACGTCACGGCACGCACCGGCAGGCCCCACGTCCGCATCACCGAAGCGGATCGGGAGCTGACGGCCCACGTGGTCGTCGACCTCTCGGCGTCTATGGACTTCGGGACGGCGGCCTGTCGCAAGAGAGATCTCGCCATCGCCGCCGCGGCGACGGTCGTGTTCCTCACCGCTCGAATGGGCAACAGGATCGGAGCCTGGATCGTCCATCCGGCCGGTCTCACAGCCATCCCACCCGCCGGGGGATCACAGCACGCGCGCGCCCTCGTCCACACGTTCGTCTCCTCCCCCAGGTCGGACGGCCCGACACCCATCTCCCTTCAGGCGACACTCGACCGGCTCGGTGCCGTGGCTTCTCGCGCCGGTCTGGTCGCGATAGTCTCCGACTTTCTCGACCCGTCACCTTGGGAGAACTCGCTGAAACGGCTCTCCGCCACCAGTGAGCTGCTGGCCGTCGAGATCCTCGATCCGCGAGAGCTGGAACTCCCCGACGTCGGCGTCATCGAGGTCGTCGATCCCGAAAGCGGTGAGACCTTGGAGGTGCAGACTTCGGACCGGCGGCTCAGGCAGCTCTACGCCGAAGCAGCGCAGAGGCACCGAGAATCCATCGCACGGGCATTCAGGCGGGCGGGAGCAGATCATCTGATACTAGCGACGGACTCCGACTGGATCTTGGACGTGGTGAGGTTCGTGGCCACCCGTCGCGAGCGTTTGGCGGCCGTCAGGAGTTCTCGGAAATGACTTTCCTCGCTCCACATCGTCTCTGGCTCCTGATAGCGGTGGCGCTCCTCGCCGTCGCCTACGTGATGGTGAGCGCCACCAGACGCCGATATGCCCTTCGGTTCTCGACGACTCCGCTCCTCCGAGAGGTGGCGCCGCGCCGCCCTGGCTGGAGGAGACACGTCGTGGCCGTGCTCCAACTCGTTGCCCTGTGCACTCTGGTGGCGGCGTACGCGAAACCCGCCCGCGAAGTGACTGTCGCGCGAGAGAGGGCGACGCTGGTGCTCGCAATAGACACTTCACTGTCCATGGGAGCCGACGACGTCCGCCCTGACAGGGTCACGGTGGCCAAGCGAGCCGCGACGGAGTTCGTCCGGAACCTTCCTCCCACCTTGAACGTCGGGCTCGTGAGCTTCAACGGCGTGGCGACCATCAACGTGACCCCGACGCTGGATCACGAGCTCGTCGCGGATGCGATCGAGAAGCTCGAGCTCGGAAAGGCGACTGCGATAGGCGACGCGATCCTCGCTTCGCTCGCAGCGCTCGAGACCGTGCCAGCCTCTGAAGACGGCCGACCTCCACCCGCTCGGATACTGCTCATGTCCGACGGTGAGAACACCACCGGCACACCCGTGGAGGACGCAGTGGCAGACGCGCGCCTCGCCGGGGTGCCGATATTCACGATCGCCTTCGGGACAGAAGTCGGAACGATCACCCTGCCAGAGGTGGGTGAAGTGGACGTGAGGGTCGACCGTGAGACTCTGAGGCAGATAGCGGACAGCACGGGAGGCGAGTACTTCGAAGCGGCTTCCTTCGACGAGCTCCGACGCGTCTACGAGGACATAGGCAGCTCAGTCGGAGCCGAAAAGGAATTCAGAGAAGTGACAGACGAGGCCGCGGCCCTTGCCCTCGTCACGGCGATGATCGCAGGTCTCTTGTCCCTGCTGTGGTTCTCCCGCATCCCGTGACCGCATCGACCGACGCCGACTGGACGGCCGCCGGAGCCTGCGGATTCACCCGCTCTCGTCAGACGATCACCGAGGCGACCCGCTCCGAGAGGACCTGTGAAGAACCCCCCGGGCGCATGGTCACGCCGTACAGACAATCGGCAGCTTCCATGGTGCGCTTCTGATGCGTGACGATCACCAGCTGTGCATCGCGTCTGAACTCCTCGAGCAGGGTGAGAAACCTGTGTAGGTTCACGTCGTCGAGGGCAGCTTCCACCTCGTCCATCACATAGAAGGGCGACGGCCGAGAACGGAACACCGCGAACAAGAACGCCAAGGCCGCGAGCGATCTCTCACCCCCCGAGAGGAGAGTCAGCTTCTTTACGTTCTTCCCCGACGGACGCGCCACGACCTCGACGCCCGTGTTCAAGAGGTCGTCGGGATCTGTCAGGACGAGCCGGCCCTCGCCACCCGGAAACAATTTCTCGAACAGCTCGGAAAAGTTGGCGGACACGTCGGCGAACGCGCTCGAGAAGATCGCCACCATCTCTTGCTCGATACCTCTTATCACGCCGCGCAGCTCGCGTCTGCTCTTGCGAACGTCCTCGAGCTGGCGCGTGAGAAAGTCGTGCCTCTCCGAAAGGCTGTCGAACTCCTCCAAGGCGAGCGGATTCACCGGACCCAGCGCTTCCAGCTCCGCCTCCAGTAACCGGAGATGTTCGCGTGGAGTGGATCCGGGTGGCACGTCCGGCTCCGCAGGCTCTTCCATCTCCTCGGGGTCTTCACCGAATTCCTGCCAGATCCGAGAGGTGACTCCTTCGAGGCGAACTTCGACCTGGGTTCGTCGCAGCTCGACCTTGCGGAGCTTCTCCCCGAGCGCCGACAGCTCTTCAGCCAGGCGGGCGCGCTCTCGGCGAAGCTCTTGGACACGCCGGCGGAGTGTCGCCCGCTCCTCCGCCTGTGCCTCACGCGAAGACTCGAGCACTCGCAGCACCGACTCGGCCTTCTGGACGACGGTCGCCACGGTCTCGTACATCGAATCGAGGGCTCTCAGCAGGCCCTCTCTACGCAGCCTCCGGGACTCGGCATCACGGCGGGCTTCGTCTTGTCTGCCGAGCCTGGATTCGATCTGACTCCTCCGGTCCCGCAGAACCGAGGCTCTCTCGTCCAAGCGGGTCAGTTCCCTCTCGATCTCGCCCAGGCGGCTCTCCAACGCCACTCGTCGCGCTTCCAGGTCCTCTCGGATCTGCGTGACGAGACCGGACAG encodes:
- a CDS encoding DNA-binding response regulator; translation: MRVAVGSYVARSAARPDLLLPTVRFGSMRILVVDDEAELCRAMARGLRLEGYAVDEAFGGLEALEKLSENEYDLLVLDLTMPDLDGLDVCREVRESGSADKPRILVVTARDSVEDRVRGLDEGADDYLVKPFAFQELTARVRSLLRRGTPVGSAVLKVGDLELDDARHEVRRAGRPVHLTAKEFALLRYFMRHVGEVLSQERLLEHVWDENADPFTHTVRVTVGTLRRKLGEPQVIETVVGRGYRLVDGEDSTRDGGEGL
- the moxR1 gene encoding ATPase, with amino-acid sequence MTETMDHRDSDYPGGVRAEGEAYSRSDESALERAVFEIKKVIVGQDHLVERMLVCLLARGHCLLEGVPGLAKTLAVETLAAVTGGTFSRIQFTPDLLPSDLVGTRIWRASREEFDTSLGPIFANFVLADEINRAPAKVQSALLEVMAEKQVTIGGKTHRVPDPFLVLATQNPIESEGVYPLPEAQRDRFLMKVVVGYPTPAEEVEIVHRMGVDPPRAREVLSLETLRALQRETDSVYVDPAIVDYAVSIVLATRSPERYGLPELGELIAWGASPRGSLGLVAAARGLARLRGRPYALAKDVFEVAPDVLRHRLVLSYEALTQRITADQILGRILATIPAPLIAAAGSEGPLGSSPDARDPVETGRASPPLP
- a CDS encoding membrane protein, with the translated sequence MTFLAPHRLWLLIAVALLAVAYVMVSATRRRYALRFSTTPLLREVAPRRPGWRRHVVAVLQLVALCTLVAAYAKPAREVTVARERATLVLAIDTSLSMGADDVRPDRVTVAKRAATEFVRNLPPTLNVGLVSFNGVATINVTPTLDHELVADAIEKLELGKATAIGDAILASLAALETVPASEDGRPPPARILLMSDGENTTGTPVEDAVADARLAGVPIFTIAFGTEVGTITLPEVGEVDVRVDRETLRQIADSTGGEYFEAASFDELRRVYEDIGSSVGAEKEFREVTDEAAALALVTAMIAGLLSLLWFSRIP